The genomic region CGGCAGGAGGTTGGTGCCGGCCGCGGCAATCGCCCATTTGACCTCGGGACGGGCATCGTCGCGGTGCTTACGGTAAAGCGGCCGCAGCGAATCGGTGTATGCGTGAATATAGGCCGAGCCGATCAGATTGACCGCCGTGCTCACACACTTAAGGTCGTCGTCATTGAACAGCCGGTTGAGATACTCGAACAAATCGGGGGGGCCGTAGGCCGCGTATGCCTGCACGGCATACGCACGCACCATCGGCGATGGATCGGACGTGAGGCGCCGGACTGTGGGCAGCAGGGTCGTATCGCGTGACCCCAGGCGAATGAGTTCCTCGACAGTCTGCATGACCGCCAGCCTCACGCGGGGATGCGGGTCATCGGCGGCGGGAATGATGAAATCCGCGCACGCGAGGTCGGGACGTTTGCATAATGCGTTGACCGCTTCGGCGCGGACCGAGTGATCGGGGTGATCCAACAGTTCGGAGTAGTACGGTTGCGCCCACATTTGCCAGTGCAGTCCCGCGGTCTTGACCATCTTCTGCAAAACCGGCGCATTGGTCTCCCCCGCCAGCAGAGGAACCATGTGCTGAGCGCCAACCGAGTCGCGCGTCAGCAGCATGGTCTCGGCCGCTCCGGCGCGCACCCGGGCGTCGGGGTCCTGCATTCCCTCGACCATCTTCAATGCGCCCTCGGGCGTCTGCATCGATCCCGCCAATGAGTAGGCGCGTTTGCGCATCACCGGATCGGGGTCATCGCAATGTGCAAATCCCCATTCAGCCGCCCGGGCGGAACGCATCCGGGCCAGCGAGAACGCCGCCAGCCAGCGCGTGGCTGGATCATCGAGCAATGGCAAAATCGAGTCGGCCGCATCGCGCTGGTTGCAGAGATCCAGTGCAAGTGCCGTCTGGGCGCGCACACGCGGGTCAGGATGATGCAACAGATGCACATAGGTCAGCCATTCGTCGCGGGCGTAGGTCCGTGCGAGACCATGCAGGATATTGATCAGCGCGTCAGGATCGGTTTCTGTCCGCACTGCTTCCAGCAGCGCGTCCTTGCCATTACGGAATATCCAGGCGCCCATGGCAAATGCCGCCATGCCGCGTACCTCGGGGCTCTGGTCGTTCAGCAGGACACTGCGCAGCGTGTCGAGATTGAGCGTGTCGTTGATGCGCCCCAGCGCTAACGCCGCCCGCACACGAACCGCTTCGTGGTCGTCGGAGAGAAGAGTGAGCATTTGCCCGTTGCCGTCCCAGCCCTGATCCTCCCAGACGGCAATCTGCGCGAGCTTCTTTTCGAGCGCATTGTCGGCCCGTCCGCAGCCGCCGGCCGCAATCGCGAACAGCAGCAACACGACTGCCATGCGTGTCCCGGATGATGAGAATCTGCGGATGGCAAATCTCATTGTGACATTCGGCATTGTCCCATGATCTCCTTCATCTTAGTCCGGCGCCAACGGCAGATACGATGGAAAATGCTGCTCATTGAACGAAAGCTGTTCGGGATGCGGGGCGCCGTCCCAAGACGACAGATACCCTTTGATCCACTCAACCCAGGCGCCCCGGTCAATGCCCCAGTGTTCCTCGGGATACTCTTCCAGCTTGGCAATAGACCTACCCCAAAGACTCCGGGCGCCGGCCGGGTTGTCCATCTCGTGATGATACGCGCCCACCGCCAATTGGATGAGTCCCTGCAGAAAGCGACGGTCGGGGCCATTGAGCTGATGCCAGAAGTCCTCCCAAATGTCGTGCGCCTCGAAGTATCGCCCGGCGTTGAACTCGCGCAGCCCCGCATCGAACATCGCCCGACCTTCGACGGTTCGGTCGGGAATCCGCGATTTGGCGTGTGCCGTCATCATCAAGGTGGCAGTGGCCCGTCAATGCCACAGAACACTAAGAATAACACAGTGTTGCAGCAAAA from Candidatus Zixiibacteriota bacterium harbors:
- a CDS encoding DUF309 domain-containing protein; this encodes MMTAHAKSRIPDRTVEGRAMFDAGLREFNAGRYFEAHDIWEDFWHQLNGPDRRFLQGLIQLAVGAYHHEMDNPAGARSLWGRSIAKLEEYPEEHWGIDRGAWVEWIKGYLSSWDGAPHPEQLSFNEQHFPSYLPLAPD
- a CDS encoding HEAT repeat domain-containing protein gives rise to the protein MAVVLLLFAIAAGGCGRADNALEKKLAQIAVWEDQGWDGNGQMLTLLSDDHEAVRVRAALALGRINDTLNLDTLRSVLLNDQSPEVRGMAAFAMGAWIFRNGKDALLEAVRTETDPDALINILHGLARTYARDEWLTYVHLLHHPDPRVRAQTALALDLCNQRDAADSILPLLDDPATRWLAAFSLARMRSARAAEWGFAHCDDPDPVMRKRAYSLAGSMQTPEGALKMVEGMQDPDARVRAGAAETMLLTRDSVGAQHMVPLLAGETNAPVLQKMVKTAGLHWQMWAQPYYSELLDHPDHSVRAEAVNALCKRPDLACADFIIPAADDPHPRVRLAVMQTVEELIRLGSRDTTLLPTVRRLTSDPSPMVRAYAVQAYAAYGPPDLFEYLNRLFNDDDLKCVSTAVNLIGSAYIHAYTDSLRPLYRKHRDDARPEVKWAIAAAGTNLLPTVQIDSIRQDILNWGMADPDRLVRWYTIAVARKFRQELGSGMGTFQTDLTVENVEELLHPYPASPRAILHTTRGDITVAFLDEWAPRTVRRFIEIARSGHYDNTPINDVQADQAVHAGDRRGDGFGTPDPAVRDEYSPLRIEEGSIFWSSNTRDAGRGIFGIALSRLPYMDWRFAIFGTVTDGLDIARQLTVEDTIRTITIEIPQDET